In Choloepus didactylus isolate mChoDid1 chromosome 6, mChoDid1.pri, whole genome shotgun sequence, one DNA window encodes the following:
- the LOC119537694 gene encoding olfactory receptor 56B4-like has product MDTSSSLTNSSSLQNSHFILMGLPGIHEWQHWLSPPLALLYLLALGANLLIVITIQHEPTLHEPMYHFLGILSVVDIGLATTIMPKILAIFWFDAKAISRPQRFAQIYAIHCFFFMESGIFLCMAVDRYIAICHPLQYPSIVTEDSVIKATGFMVLRNGLLTIPVPILAAQRHYFSRNEIQHCLCSNLGVVSLACDDITVNKFYQLILAWVLVGSDMTLVFSSYALILHSVMRLNSGEAMSKALSTSSSHLILILFFYSGIIVVPVTHLAEKKIPLIPVLINILNNVIRPALKPTVYALRMQELRLGFQRLLGLGGEMANK; this is encoded by the coding sequence ATGGATACCTCCTCCAGTTTAACAAACAGTTCCAGCCTCCAGAATTCCCACTTCATCCTGATGGGTCTACCAGGAATTCATGAGTGGCAGCACTGGCTCTCCCCGCCCCTGGCTCTGCTCTATCTCTTAGCTCTTGGTGCAAATCTCCTCATTGTGATCACCATCCAACATGAGCCCACACTCCATGAGCCCATGTACCATTTTCTAGGCATATTATCAGTGGTGGACATCGGCCTGGCCACCACCATCATGCCCAAGATCCTGGCCATCTTCTGGTTTGATGCCAAGGCCATCAGTCGTCCTCAGCGTTTTGCTCAGATCTATGCCATCCACTGCTTTTTTTTCATGGAGTCCGGTATCTTCCTCTGCATGGCAGTGGACAGATACATAGCCATCTGTCACCCCCTTCAATACCCCTCCATAGTCACTGAAGATTCTGTGATCAAAGCCACAGGATTTATGGTGCTCAGGAATGGCCTGTTGACCATCCCAGTGCCCATACTGGCTGCCCAGAGACACTACTTCTCCAGGAATGAGATTCAGCATTGCCTCTGCTCTAACTTGGGGGTTGTCAGCCTGGCTTGTGATGACATCACTGTGAACAAATTTTACCAACTTATCTTAGCATGGGTCCTGGTTGGGAGTGACATGACCCTGGTGTTTTCTTCCTATGCTCTAATCCTACACTCCGTGATGAGGCTGAACTCAGGGGAAGCAATGTCCAAGGCTCTGAGCACCTCTAGCTCCCACCTCATCCTCATTCTCTTTTTCTACTCAGGTATCATCGTGGTGCCTGTCACACACCTGGCAGAGAAAAAGATTCCCCTCATTCCCGTACTCATTAACATACTGAACAATGTCATCCGCCCTGCACTCAAGCCCACGGTCTACGCACTCAGGATGCAGGAGCTCAGACTGGGCTTCCAGAGATTGCTTGGGCTGGGTGGAGAAATGGCCAACAAGTAA